One Trichoplusia ni isolate ovarian cell line Hi5 chromosome 6, tn1, whole genome shotgun sequence DNA segment encodes these proteins:
- the LOC113495265 gene encoding uncharacterized protein LOC113495265 isoform X3, with protein MSATSEYEPAARQDYGPATSSENVYQHVLDHKLTDMNVPSVRTPVLRAVPFSPTEGDPEPDSTNPESIIQSVHKVEKEVEYHIADKHCDTDMSVDSLSGIVRLEEAIDNVGRIAYPILQETEDSNDANYVENSTTLIQAPLNTAIVQNVTKLPQNFTINVDAAVGNITSIQNVQDVSGNQTLWLPTILATSAATNDTKTDDDRTQAGVSQIIITSESYVNDTNQSGRRANIVTETNFISRPKTSKVQILSNISIPKNPSYNQQYITGKEMAPVYGTQNHVYKLSNSVLCTKPQKNQSLIGCSTLSPNVVNNSPIKNVPYNHTFTKSTNLNKTLNKVNNGANLNAMVAASSGNTQCHILSRVVSGPNKMSVHSGRKSVNTFKGSKNSGQVSSQKNQSRPIKIIQQTGSANKSEAKSWPVASVTYKSQQPSYGVVDSNASKIIQKVGSPTHKNQSMSLSKFPPKTERLVLQSPCGPVLISTAPISTSLPKGPHYVQSGSTPNLRYVQTYGPADNPISTVSQVSANQQLTAQILQSLSQPKLMLQPSPTSVNHNIPTLPPTPEEPVEIKPINQKRIVVGDKTTLLTEDDIIGMEERPNLSEELRRYSFQPLAFVMLDHTYAQPAQKQPSATPPSTPVSTGPPPAIISPTLTTSPMSPLKRNSPVIMSTASYDMPSTVPTSVIGTPIPVSSIQMPTMTYKPQPPPPPDDDAASVISSVDGDRKANRGGSDTETAPEGEEEGKTRCICDFTHDDGYMICCDRCGEWQHVDCMGIDRQNIPDAYMCELCLPRAIDRRHARAIQLRKREELSALGASDTDSSESSKPPGQRRKRLLTVTTYTNTSGSCVTTYNSNVPVLPPLPQPSLTLPKRGPKRPKKTEVIRKGSKRKLSEKRVKRKKEMLLNRSKYSSGLTNQSHFQDSYELAVTNHYSPELRAKIMKYSSRLGNTPNMAYAMSAHLCTTVPHAGGKILIATKDLKENTPVIELRGKYMLSNQHRPQLQNSARAGSQKPGPFVFFYRLPKDNTQICIDTRTYGNEARFVRRSCKPNAELQHCIVKGTLHVYLVTIGVIQSNTEITVGHDADGSKQPCACGNPKHCKVNGLNTLASRKSVDYPPREKRSRNRCFSSSSPVSPPHAPAVTTPVKEFTPQIVPVKSEKKSPQQIKHEYPPMSPVKTAVMALNFDEPPKPEPIEDLKPEIDLIAKEEMKPEDIDEPDFYKEEPVEEKFEGPVEEFKKEPPPIVEEPPKPVPKIEEIALKLENETFSDDEKPEKEKEEEKKPKVEEPKLEEDRPLTREFMAKSACHDRSSRSSRTTCVNHDSLDDKTDDSQDKIQTNSKEKEKRKMVSSKNSNESLPPSLGTRTSSKPASKLQTREERKMEAIMKAFERMEKAEQRKQEVKERQKRRESDPHPNANDKDDDEEVHNTSKKRKKRKGRARTTSQSNRRRLNSADSDMVTSGDEAPAAPLSPPRRASALPLRRDSALPPPSEQHERNNDTVNEELGLSSACLLVEAAVGSVESAFKLPKTKKTMATEWIGRSPERTPSPYRSPYRPALVTAPSLESLVRVASTIIGDLSAGHDLDHEEDTRLSPPRTPGRDRNKPPKKAKRITRSTPPTEVTEVVAPVIPQHSAKKRWLRQAISEESDSPSAGWYSKSPPNEMVTPLKKRRLARESLSCEQNTIVPCNDETSPILTSEDSPVKDDVQALTRQYKVRNIMDSIYGRDRTRSDSGQGSDDQCNMDNEMLNMNIKGPHDSENIRRIIGVPTPEDEMPPEITKPEDIKTNNNNVELDESNYNKVVPMEIDTTIPAQPKIQESIDASIDVKGIESPNDKLNSCQSADTSGNSSPQRDEMDDIQKKIHSFHTENIQILKSRNKKPKEKRKKVNLNFDLNMVDDQISIQLRTENDSNSKSIEINGDIHDEMSNSVHDDVKLHVSPENIPLPPVESIPLPAPENIPLPEEPSPMPVIPPPETIPLPEEPMKPVKAIRPATPVESPEKVDKPFSIDRPSVLENSTLPFSSRFSSTGLFSGIFSNMSQSFNMDSSINENVPNMSIIKSAIDRTTSLDSSLFDKDSITRADELKNVQEILTRVNNMDSNNSVILSGVLNSSNKASLLAPSPKPLGKPYCPRNNDPRLNPPPVEKPKPVRRKLSITEYRKRHKGGCVEEGGGGSSSEAGEAGSGGEAGEAAPEWSSESSGAASLSPQRLDAAAQAAADELEQRLHRELAADHMPKGVFDAQPTASERQRENLSSRLRREFGLALPDDEEARPPTENTGMSTWRHNGAVVGHSSNSLGQNDVFDIRIGHTSDRHYAHASHAGEPSNYPEDPWGQHYKSLEQMENSVDNQWNNNMYSTAYGYKTGVKGLKWGRRGV; from the exons ATGTCAGCTACATCAGAATACGAACCAGCGGCCCGGCAA gaTTACGGGCCGGCCACCTCCAGTGAAAATGTCTATCAACATGTATTGGATCACAAATTAACAGATATGAATGTACCTAGTGTGAGAACTCCTGTATTGAGGGCTGTGCCCTTTTCTCCCACTGAAGGTGATCCTGAACCTGATTCCACAAATCCTGAAAGTATCATTCAATCTGTGCACAAAGTAGAGAAAGAAGTTGAATATCACATTGCCGACAAACATTGTGATACAGATATGTCCGTGGACTCCCTTTCAGGCATAGTGAGGCTTGAAGAGGCCATTGATAATGTAGGACGCATAGCGTATCCCATATTACAAGAAACAGAAGATTCAAATGATGCTAATTATGTAGAAAACTCCACAACCCTTATTCAAGCTCCACTTAATACGGCAATTGTTCAAAATGTCACAAAATTGCCTCAGAACTTTACAATTAATGTTGATGCAGCAGTTGGAAACATTACATCTATTCAGAATGTACAAGATGTGTCAGGAAACCAGACTTTGTGGCTACCCACAATACTCGCAACCAGTGCTGCTACAAATGACACAAAAACTGATGATGATAGAACACAAGCTGGCGTGTCACAAATCATTATCACCAGCGAAAGTTATGTAAATGACACAAATCAAAGCGGAAGAAGAGCAAACATTGTTACAGAGACTAACTTTATTAGCCGACCCAAGACATCCAAAGTTCAAATTTTAAGTAACATATCTATTCCGAAGAATCCCAGCTACAATCAACAATATATCACTGGTAAAGAGATGGCACCAGTATATGGCACACAGAATCATGTATACAAGCTAAGCAACTCAGTTCTATGTACTAAACCTCAGAAGAATCAATCACTGATTGGCTGCTCCACCTTGTCACCTAATGTTGTCAACAATAGCCCAATCAAGAATGTGCCCTACAatcatacatttacaaaaagcacaaacttaaataaaactttgaataagGTAAACAATGGTGCTAATTTAAATGCTATGGTTGCTGCCTCCTCTGGCAACACTCAATGCCATATTTTATCTCGTGTTGTCTCTGGACCCAACAAGATGTCTGTACACTCGGGAAGAAAATCTGTCAATACATTCAAGGGGTCTAAAAACTCTGGTCAAGTCTCAAGTCAGAAGAATCAGTCGAggccaataaaaataatacaacagaCTGGGTCAGCTAACAAATCTGAAGCAAAGTCTTGGCCTGTTGCCAGTGTTACATATAAAAGTCAGCAGCCAAGTTATGGAGTTGTTGACTCCAATGCATCAAAAATTATACAGAAAGTTGGTAGCCCAACACATAAGAACCAGTCAATGTCTTTGTCAAAATTCCCTCCTAAAACAGAACGTTTAGTTTTACAGTCACCTTGTGGGCCTGTTTTGATTTCAACTGCTCCAATAAGTACGAGTTTACCCAAGGGTCCACATTATGTGCAATCTGGGTCTACCCCTAATTTACGATATGTTCAAACATACGGTCCCGCAGATAATCCGATTTCCACAGTATCTCAAGTATCAGCTAACCAGCAACTTACTGCACAAATATTGCAGTCATTATCACAGCCCAAGTTGATGTTACAACCAAGTCCGACATCTGTAAATCATAATATACCTACTCTACCTCCAACTCCTGAGGAACCAGTAGAGATAAAACCTATTAATCAAAAAAGGATTGTTGT ggGCGACAAAACTACTTTACTTACTGAAGATGATATAATTGGAATGGAAGAAAGGCCAAATCTTTCTGAGGAACTAAGAAGGTATTCATTCCAACCCTTAGCATTTGTGATGTTGGACCACACATATGCTCAGCCTGCTCAGAAGCAACCTTCAGCAACACCACCCTCAACACCAGTCTCAACAGGACCACCGCCTGCAATCATTTCACCTACATTAACTACATCGCCAATGAGCCCACTGAAGCGAAATTCACCCGTTATCATGTCCACCGCTTCATACGATATGCCTTCGACAGTGCCTACCAGTGTTATTGGAACACCTATACCTGTTTCTTCTATACAAATGCCGACTATGACGTATAAGCCTCAACCGCCGCCGCCACCCGATGACGACGCAGCTTCTGTCATATCTTCGGTAGACGGCGATAGAAAAGCTAATAGAGGTGGTAGTGACACGGAAACAGCTCCAGAAGGGGAGGAAGAAGGCAAGACGAGATGTATCTGCGACTTCACACACGACGACGGTTACATGATTTGTTGTGACCGTTGTGGTGAGTGGCAGCATGTGGATTGTATGGGCATCGACAGACAGAACATACCGGACGCTTACATGTGTGAACTCTGTTTGCCCAGGGCGATAGACCGACGCCATGCACGTGCCATACAGTTAAGGAAAAGAGAAGAACTCAGCGCTCTTGGTGCATCTGATACGGACTCGTCTGAGAGCAGTAAACCTCCAGGACAGCGTCGAAAACGATTACTTACAGTCACTACTTATACAAACACAAGCGGATCATGTGTAACTACTTATAATTCTAATGTACCAGTGCTTCCACCATTGCCGCAACCTTCGTTAACATTACCCAAGCGAGGGCCTAAAAGGCCAAAGAAAACAGAAGTCATAAGAAAAGGCTCTAAGAGGAAACTTTCCGAAAAAAGAGTAAAACGGAAGAAGGAAATGTTATTGAACAGAAGTAAATACAGTTCTGGATTAACGAATCAGTCACATTTCCAAGATTCTTATGAACTGGCTGTTACAAACCATTACAGCCCAGAGTTGAGAGCTAAGATAATGAAGTACAGCAGTAGATTAGGTAATACTCCCAACATGGCGTATGCTATGAGTGCACATTTATGCACCACTGTGCCGCATGCCGGTGGCAAGATATTAATTGCTACAAAGGACTTGAAGGAAAATACACCAGTAATAGAATTACGAGGCAAATACATGTTGTCTAACCAGCACAGACCGCAATTACAGAATTCGGCTCGTGCTGGTAGTCAAAAACCTGGACCTTTCGTATTCTTCTATAGATTACCAAAAGATAACACACAAATATGTATAGACACAAGGACTTATGGCAACGAAGCCAGATTTGTTCGAAGATCATGTAAACCCAATGCTGAATTACAACACTGTATAGTTAAAGGGACATTACATGTTTATTTAGTTACGATTGGAGTAATTCAGTCCAACACAGAAATAACTGTGGGGCATGATGCTGATGGTAGTAAACAGCCTTGTGCTTGCGGAAACCCGAAGCACTGTAAAGTAAATGGTCTAAATACGTTAGCGTCTCGTAAAAGTGTCGACTATCCGCCTAGAGAGAAAAGAAGTCGAAATAGATGCTTTAGTTCTTCTTCACCAGTCTCTCCACCGCACGCTCCCGCCGTTACGACACCAGTTAAAGAATTCACTCCACAAATTGTTCCTGTTAAATCTGAGAAGAAATCACCGCAACAAATCAAACACGAGTACCCTCCTATGTCACCCGTAAAAACAGCTGTGATGGCCTTGAATTTCGATGAACCGCCTAAACCTGAACCAATAGAAGACTTGAAACCTGAAATAGATCTGATAGCTAAAGAAGAAATGAAGCCAGAAGACATTGACGAACCGGACTTCTATAAGGAGGAACCCGTCGAAGAAAAGTTTGAGGGACCCGTCGAGGAATTCAAAAAGGAACCGCCGCCAATTGTGGAGGAACCACCGAAGCCCGTCCCCAAGATAGAAGAGATAGCTCTAAAGCTTGAAAACGAGACGTTTTCTGATGACGAAAAgccagaaaaagaaaaagaagaagaaaagaaacCTAAAGTAGAAGAGCCTAAATTAGAAGAAGACAGGCCGCTGACTAGAGAGTTTATGGCTAAGTCTGCTTGCCACGACCGCTCCTCAAGATCAAGCCGTACGACCTGCGTCAATCACGACTCGTTAGACGACAAGACAGATGATTCTCAGgataaaatacagacaaatagcaaagaaaaagaaaagaggAAAATGGTGAGTTCGAAAAACTCAAATGAAAGTCTGCCTCCTAGCCTTGGGACTAGAACGTCTTCTAAACCTGCATCTAAATTACAGACGCGCGAGGAACGTAAGATGGAAGCTATTATGAAGGCGTTTGAACGCATGGAAAAAGCTGAACAGCGCAAACAAGAGGTTAAAGAAAGGCAAAAGAGACGAGAGTCAGATCCTCACCCTAATGCTAACGACAAGGATGACGATGAAGAAGTTCATAACACTTCTAAAAAACGGAAAAA GCGCAAGGGTCGCGCGCGCACGACATCGCAGTCCAACCGGCGGCGCCTGAACTCTGCGGACAGCGACATGGTGACGTCAGGCGACGAGGCCCCGGCCGCGCCGCTGTCGCCGCCGCGCAGGGCCAGCGCGCTGCCGCTGCGCAGGGACAGCGCGCTGCCGCCGCCCAGCGAACAGCATGAGCGGAACAACGATACCGTCAATGAG GAACTTGGACTGAGCTCCGCGTGCTTATTAGTCGAAGCGGCCGTAGGATCGGTCGAGTCTGCCTTTAAATTaccaaaaacaaagaaaactatgGCGACGGAATGGATCGGAAGATCACCCGAAAGAACACCATCGCCTTATAGGTCACCTTACAGACCTGCCTTAGTTACTGCACCGTCCTTAGAAAGCTTGGTCAGAGTAGCGTCTACAATAATCGGTGATTTAAGTGCTGGACATGACTTAGACCATGAGGAGGATACTAGATTATCCCCGCCTAGAACACCGGGGCGAGACCGAAATAAGCCCCCTAAGAAGGCAAAGAGAATAACAAGAAGTACACCACCTACGGAAGTCACTGAAGTTGTCGCGCCAGTCATACCTCAACATAGTGCCAAGAAGAGATGGTTGAGACAAGCTATCAGCGAGGAGAGTGACTCTCCTTCAGCAGGTTGGTACTCAA AATCGCCACCCAACGAAATGGTCACCCCATTGAAAAAGAGACGGTTAGCAAGAGAATCGCTGTCTTGTGAACAGAACACAATAGTGCCT TGTAATGACGAAACCTCGCCTATTTTAACATCAGAAGACTCTCCAGTCAAAGATGATGTGCAAGCATTAACGCGGCAATATAAAGTCAGAAATATTATGGATAGTATTTACGGTAGAGATAGAACTCGCTCGGACAGTGGTCAGGGTTCCGATGACCAGTGCAATATGGACAATGAAATGTTAAACATGAACATCAAGGGCCCTCACGACAGTGAAAACATTAGAAGAATAATAGGAGTGCCCACGCCGGAAGACGAAATGCCACCTGAAATAACTAAACCAGAGgacatcaaaacaaataataacaatgttgAACTGGACGAAAGCAATTACAATAAAGTTGTGCCAATGGAAATAGATACTACAATACCAGCGCAGCCAAAAATTCAGGAGTCTATCGACGCTAGCATAGACGTCAAGGGAATTGAGAGCCCCAACGATAAACTGAACAGCTGTCAGTCGGCAGACACGAGCGGGAACTCGTCACCCCAGCGCGATGAGATGGACgatatacagaaaaaaatacactccTTTCACAcagaaaacatacaaatacttaaaagcagaaataaaaaacctaaagaaaaacgaaagaAAGTCAATCTGAACTTCGATCTCAATATGGTTGACGATCAGATCAGTATTCAACTTAGAACGGAAAACGACTCGAATTCAAAGTCGATAGAGATCAATGGAGACATTCATGACGAAATGAGCAATTCTGTTCATGATGACGTCAAACTGCATGTATCTCCTGAGAATATACCTTTACCGCCTGTCGAGTCGATACCACTCCCCGCGCCAGAAAACATCCCGCTACCCGAGGAGCCCAGCCCCATGCCTGTGATACCGCCGCCAGAGACCATCCCATTGCCGGAGGAGCCTATGAAGCCGGTCAAAGCGATACGGCCAGCAACCCCCGTAGAAAGCCCAGAGAAAGTCGACAAGCCCTTCTCAATCGACAGGCCGTCCGTGTTAGAAAACTCAACTCTACCCTTTTCGTCGCGTTTCAGTTCGACTGGTCTCTTCTCCGGTATTTTCAGCAATATGTCTCAATCTTTTAATATGGACAGTTCAATAAACGAGAACGTACCAAACATGTCTATAATAAAGAGTGCAATAGATAGGACTACAAGTTTAGATAGTAGTTTGTTTGACAAGGACAGTATTACACGAGCTGACGAACTGAAGAACGTCCAAGAGATTTTAACGCGAGTGAACAATATGGACTCAAATAACAGTGTGATATTATCGGGAGTGTTGAACAGTTCTAACAAGGCGAGCCTGCTGGCGCCGTCGCCCAAGCCGCTGGGCAAGCCCTACTGCCCGCGCAACAACGACCCCAGACTGAACCCTCCGCCTGTTGAAAAACCCAAACCAGTCAGAAGGAAG CTCTCTATAACGGAGTACCGCAAGCGGCACAAAGGCGGGTGCGTGGAGGAGGGCGGCGGCGGGTCGTCGAGCGAGGCGGGCGAGGCGGGGtcgggcggcgaggcgggcgaGGCGGCGCCCGAGTGGTCGTCCGAGTCGTCGGGCGCCGCCTCGCTGTCGCCGCAGCGCCTGGACGCCGCCGCGCAGGCCGCCGCCGACGAGCTCGAGCAGCGACTGCATCGCGAGCTCGCAGCCGACCACATGCCCAAAG GTGTCTTCGACGCGCAACCAACAGCCTCGGAGCGACAACGGGAGAACCTCAGTTCGCGATTACGGCGGGAGTTCGGCCTTGCCTTGCCCGATGACGAAGAGGCGAGGCCGCCTACCGAAAACACCGGTATGTCCACTTGGAGACATAACGGGGCCGTTGTGGGACATAGCTCTAACAGTTTGGGACAAAATGACGTATTCGATATTAGAATAGGTCATACCAGCGACAGGCATTATGCGCATGCAAGCCACGCTGGTGAACCATCCAATTATCCCGAGGATCCCTGGGGACAACACTATAAAAGTTTGGAGCAAATGGAAAACTCAGTTGATAACCAGtggaataataatatgtatagcACGGCTTATGGTTACAAGACTGGAGTTAAGGGGTTAAAGTGGGGGAGGAGGGGTGTATAA